One stretch of Dissulfurimicrobium hydrothermale DNA includes these proteins:
- the nrdD gene encoding anaerobic ribonucleoside-triphosphate reductase, producing MATARSVALGTERPLIRPVTKERTAPPAATAKEDESTDKALFVRTSDERLKGWERSRIVDALIRETLIDRDTAERISLEVEGFIRSSRIKTVTAPLIRELVNARLLEHGLEDQRRMHMRLGLPLYDVERLILLPNKENANIPHGPEATNLTLAEGIKKEYALLRVFSDPVAEAHLKGDIHLHDLGFIDRPYCSGQSLAYIQRFGLNLPNSLANAAPARHPEVLLAHMVKFSAALQCHFAGAIGWDAVNLFFAPYIEGLSDREVEQLAQMLVFEYSQQAVARGGQAIFSDINIYWEVPKHFETVPAIGPGGEYTGKTYGYYGPEARRFAWALFDVYKKGDAQGRPFFFPKPLVHITEKFFRTEGFADFLTHICEVAGLKGNTYFVFDRGETAKISECCRLSFKLEKTDLEDAKEPWRMRYCALQNVTINLGRLGLEAESDDARLFKLLTERIGLAVQAHKEKRAFIERLLSYGDKGPLGLLNMDLDGEPYLRLRRATYLIGMTGLNELVLAHKGEALHESDAAMRFGLKVIAHMNLVAKRFSGREEMRFVLEQTPAESTAYRFARLDLDAFPIRAKNVIRGNIDTGEVYYTNSTLFDVGADVNPFDRVRLEGLFHPLIEAGSLTHIWLGDHRPDPGALSEFVTKIFHHTLNDQVAFSPEFTICNICGRVERGLQKMCTFCKSENVDFITRITGYFTRVSAWNKGKKGELKDRYRSCIGTPDVGNNGSPALGVRL from the coding sequence ATGGCGACTGCCAGATCGGTGGCGTTGGGTACAGAAAGGCCTCTTATCAGGCCGGTTACAAAAGAACGGACCGCTCCTCCTGCAGCAACAGCAAAAGAAGATGAATCTACAGACAAGGCCCTCTTTGTCAGGACTTCCGATGAGAGACTTAAGGGCTGGGAGAGGTCGAGGATCGTCGATGCGCTGATTCGAGAGACGCTCATAGACAGAGATACGGCGGAAAGAATAAGCCTTGAAGTCGAAGGGTTCATCCGTTCATCTAGGATAAAGACCGTTACGGCGCCTCTTATCCGGGAGCTTGTGAATGCAAGGCTCCTTGAACACGGGCTGGAGGACCAGAGGCGTATGCATATGCGCCTCGGACTCCCGCTTTATGATGTCGAAAGGCTCATTCTTCTTCCTAACAAGGAAAACGCGAACATCCCCCATGGCCCAGAGGCTACCAATCTCACCTTGGCCGAGGGAATAAAAAAAGAATACGCCCTTTTGCGCGTATTCAGCGATCCTGTAGCCGAGGCCCACTTGAAAGGCGATATCCATCTCCACGATCTTGGCTTTATCGACAGGCCTTATTGTTCCGGCCAGTCTCTGGCCTATATCCAGAGATTCGGTCTGAATCTTCCCAATTCCCTTGCAAACGCCGCACCTGCAAGACATCCAGAGGTTCTTCTTGCGCATATGGTGAAGTTTTCAGCCGCCCTTCAGTGTCACTTTGCAGGCGCCATAGGCTGGGATGCAGTGAATCTCTTCTTTGCCCCTTATATCGAAGGCCTTTCTGACCGCGAGGTAGAGCAGCTCGCCCAGATGCTCGTATTTGAATATTCACAACAGGCCGTAGCCAGGGGCGGGCAGGCGATCTTTTCCGACATAAACATCTATTGGGAGGTACCGAAGCATTTTGAGACCGTGCCGGCCATCGGTCCAGGGGGGGAATATACAGGAAAGACCTATGGTTATTATGGGCCTGAAGCGAGGCGGTTCGCCTGGGCGCTATTCGATGTCTATAAAAAAGGCGATGCACAGGGGAGGCCCTTTTTCTTTCCAAAACCGCTTGTCCATATTACAGAAAAGTTTTTCAGGACGGAAGGTTTCGCCGATTTTCTGACTCATATATGTGAGGTGGCGGGCCTCAAGGGAAACACTTACTTTGTCTTTGATAGGGGCGAGACCGCCAAGATATCGGAGTGTTGCCGATTATCTTTTAAACTTGAAAAGACCGACCTTGAAGATGCGAAGGAACCTTGGCGCATGCGCTACTGTGCGCTTCAAAACGTAACCATAAATCTCGGACGGCTCGGCCTCGAAGCAGAAAGCGACGACGCGCGTCTCTTCAAACTCCTCACCGAACGCATAGGCCTTGCGGTCCAGGCGCACAAGGAGAAAAGGGCCTTCATCGAAAGACTGCTTTCCTATGGAGACAAGGGTCCATTGGGGCTTTTGAACATGGATCTTGATGGAGAGCCGTATCTGAGATTGAGGCGCGCCACTTATCTCATAGGCATGACCGGATTGAATGAGCTGGTTCTTGCGCACAAGGGAGAGGCCCTTCATGAATCGGATGCGGCCATGAGGTTCGGTCTTAAGGTGATAGCACATATGAATCTTGTGGCGAAACGGTTTTCAGGGCGCGAAGAGATGCGCTTTGTGCTCGAGCAGACCCCTGCAGAGAGCACTGCTTATCGTTTTGCCCGCCTTGATCTGGACGCCTTTCCCATTCGGGCTAAGAATGTGATAAGAGGGAACATCGATACTGGAGAGGTATATTATACGAACTCAACCCTGTTCGATGTGGGCGCCGATGTGAATCCATTTGATAGGGTGAGACTCGAAGGTCTTTTTCATCCGCTGATAGAGGCAGGTTCACTTACGCATATCTGGCTTGGGGACCATCGGCCCGATCCCGGGGCGCTTTCAGAGTTTGTGACCAAGATATTTCATCATACCCTCAATGATCAGGTGGCGTTTTCGCCTGAATTTACGATCTGCAATATATGCGGCAGGGTTGAGCGAGGTCTTCAAAAGATGTGTACCTTCTGTAAATCTGAAAATGTCGACTTTATTACTAGGATAACTGGGTATTTCACAAGGGTATCAGCATGGAATAAGGGCAAAAAAGGCGAGCTCAAGGATCGCTATAGAAGCTGCATAGGTACGCCTGACGTCGGTAACAACGGCTCACCGGCATTGGGTGTTAGGTTGTAA